A region from the Janthinobacterium agaricidamnosum genome encodes:
- a CDS encoding cobyrinic acid ac-diamide synthase, with amino-acid sequence MEKSILAGRLAASRALAGRKVLLLDADPRQGAMAQARNMHDGAMHGSLTRPRLMARAISAKGLQPELEHLVHCYHDIVIDSEGRDSMGSRSALIAARVLVVPLAGVADAGAQAGLARRIAHARSVNPGLRVLLAADSQAAPAHALAAQIPAARVVGLGQLYCAVFDNHHRAA; translated from the coding sequence ATGGAGAAATCCATCCTGGCCGGACGGCTGGCCGCCTCGCGCGCGCTGGCCGGCCGCAAGGTGCTGCTGCTCGATGCCGATCCGCGTCAGGGCGCCATGGCGCAAGCCAGGAACATGCACGACGGCGCCATGCACGGCAGCCTGACGCGGCCGCGCCTGATGGCGCGCGCCATCAGCGCCAAGGGCTTGCAGCCAGAGCTGGAGCACCTGGTGCACTGCTACCACGACATCGTCATCGACAGCGAAGGCCGCGACTCCATGGGCAGCCGTTCGGCCCTGATCGCCGCGCGCGTGCTGGTGGTGCCGCTAGCCGGCGTCGCCGACGCCGGCGCGCAGGCGGGCCTGGCGCGCCGCATCGCGCACGCGCGCAGCGTCAATCCGGGCCTGCGCGTCCTGCTGGCAGCGGACTCGCAGGCCGCACCCGCCCATGCCCTGGCCGCGCAGATTCCAGCCGCCCGCGTGGTCGGCCTGGGGCAGCTGTATTGCGCCGTCTTCGACAACCATCACCGCGCAGCATAG
- the kdpB gene encoding potassium-transporting ATPase subunit KdpB: MSRTSLTLFDSALIGPAVVDAFKKLDPRTQWRSPVMFVVYVGSIITTLLAIQALNGQGEAPFGFIVAVAVWLWFTVLFANFAEALAEGRSKAQAASLRALKQTVMAKKMQTPKYGTSWLPTPATDLRKGMTVLVEAGDVIPADGEVTAGVASVDESAITGESAPVIRESGGDFSAVTGGTRVLSDWLLVRVSVNPGEAFIDRMIAMVEGAKRQKTPNEIALTILLVALSIVFLIVTVTLLPYSLFSVAAAGTGTPVTITVLIALLVCLIPTTIGGLLSAIGVAGMSRMMQANVIATSGRAVEAAGDVDVLLLDKTGTITLGNRQASSFVPAPGVTEQQLADAAQLASLADETPEGRSIVVLAKQKFNIREREMASLHATFVPFTAQTRMSGVDIPGEQQVRQLRKGAADSMKKYVEALGQPYPAEVGRAVDDIARRGSTPLVVVDDGRVMGAVELKDIVKGGIKERFAELRRMGIKTVMITGDNKLTAAAIAAEAGVDDFLAEATPEDKLKLIRSYQSEGRLVAMTGDGTNDAPALAQADVAVAMNSGTQAAKEAGNMVDLDSNPTKLLEIVEIGKQMLMTRGSLTTFSISNDIAKYFAIIPAAFVGTYPQLKALDIMHLASPASAIMSAVIFNALIIVVLIPLALKGVQYRAIGAASLLRRNLLIYGLGGIILPFIGIKLIDMLLSALNLV; the protein is encoded by the coding sequence ATGTCACGCACAAGCCTGACTTTGTTCGATTCCGCACTGATCGGCCCCGCCGTCGTCGATGCGTTCAAAAAACTCGACCCCCGCACGCAGTGGCGCAGCCCCGTGATGTTCGTCGTCTACGTGGGCAGCATCATCACGACCCTGCTGGCCATCCAGGCCCTGAACGGCCAGGGTGAAGCGCCGTTCGGCTTCATCGTCGCCGTCGCCGTATGGCTGTGGTTTACCGTGCTGTTCGCGAACTTCGCCGAAGCGCTGGCCGAAGGCCGCAGCAAGGCCCAGGCGGCCTCCTTGCGCGCCCTCAAGCAGACGGTGATGGCGAAGAAAATGCAGACGCCGAAGTACGGCACCTCCTGGCTGCCCACGCCGGCGACCGACCTGCGCAAGGGCATGACGGTGCTGGTCGAGGCGGGCGACGTGATTCCCGCTGACGGCGAAGTGACGGCCGGCGTGGCCTCCGTCGACGAAAGCGCCATCACGGGCGAATCGGCGCCCGTCATCCGCGAATCGGGCGGCGACTTTTCCGCCGTCACGGGCGGCACCCGCGTGCTGTCGGACTGGCTGCTGGTGCGCGTTTCCGTCAACCCGGGCGAAGCCTTCATCGATCGCATGATCGCCATGGTCGAAGGCGCCAAGCGCCAGAAGACGCCGAACGAGATCGCCCTGACGATTTTATTGGTGGCCCTGTCGATCGTGTTCCTGATCGTCACCGTGACCCTGCTGCCGTATTCGCTGTTTTCCGTGGCGGCGGCCGGCACTGGCACGCCGGTGACGATCACCGTGCTGATCGCGCTGCTCGTGTGCCTGATCCCGACCACCATTGGCGGCTTGCTGTCCGCCATCGGCGTGGCCGGCATGAGCCGCATGATGCAGGCCAATGTGATCGCCACCTCGGGCCGCGCCGTGGAAGCGGCCGGCGACGTCGACGTGCTGCTGCTCGATAAGACGGGCACCATCACCCTGGGCAACCGCCAGGCGTCGAGCTTCGTGCCGGCGCCCGGCGTGACGGAACAGCAGCTGGCCGATGCGGCGCAGCTGGCTTCGCTGGCCGATGAAACGCCGGAAGGGCGCAGCATCGTCGTGCTGGCCAAGCAGAAATTCAATATCCGCGAACGCGAGATGGCCAGCCTGCACGCCACCTTCGTCCCGTTCACGGCGCAGACGCGCATGAGCGGCGTGGATATCCCGGGCGAACAGCAGGTGCGCCAGTTGCGCAAGGGCGCGGCCGATTCCATGAAAAAGTATGTGGAAGCGCTGGGCCAGCCGTATCCGGCCGAGGTGGGACGCGCCGTCGACGACATCGCGCGCCGCGGCAGCACGCCGCTGGTGGTGGTGGACGACGGCCGCGTCATGGGCGCCGTGGAACTGAAGGATATCGTCAAGGGCGGCATCAAGGAGCGCTTCGCGGAATTGCGCCGCATGGGCATCAAGACCGTCATGATCACGGGCGACAACAAGCTGACGGCGGCCGCGATTGCCGCCGAAGCGGGCGTGGACGATTTCCTCGCCGAAGCGACGCCGGAAGACAAGCTCAAACTGATTCGCAGCTACCAGTCCGAAGGCCGCCTTGTGGCGATGACGGGCGACGGCACCAACGATGCGCCCGCGCTGGCCCAGGCCGACGTGGCCGTGGCCATGAACTCGGGCACGCAGGCGGCGAAGGAGGCGGGCAACATGGTCGACCTCGATTCGAACCCGACCAAGCTGCTGGAAATCGTTGAAATCGGCAAGCAGATGCTGATGACGCGCGGTTCGCTGACGACGTTCTCGATCTCGAACGACATCGCCAAGTACTTCGCCATCATCCCGGCCGCCTTCGTGGGCACCTATCCGCAATTGAAGGCGCTCGACATCATGCATTTGGCCAGCCCCGCCTCGGCCATCATGTCGGCCGTGATCTTCAATGCCCTGATCATCGTCGTGCTCATTCCGCTGGCGCTGAAAGGCGTGCAGTACCGGGCCATCGGCGCGGCCAGCCTGTTGCGCCGCAACCTGCTGATCTACGGCCTGGGCGGGATTATTTTGCCCTTCATCGGGATCAAGCTGATCGACATGCTGCTGTCCGCCCTCAATTTAGTCTAA
- a CDS encoding TorF family putative porin, with the protein MNKMLLALAVATAFTGSLAHAEEAKPDNEVSFNVAGVSDYRYRGISQTRLKPALQGGVDYVNNPTGLYAGAWASTIKWTKDAGGSGDVEVDLYAGKRGQLGGDVGYDVGVLAYVYADNGLKHVAGLADADTQEVYGQLSYGPAYIKYSHAVSNLFGIVNSKNSGYFDIGANIDLTNGWTGNLHAGHQKVKNNDASSYTDWKVGVTRDFGFVSGALAVIGTNAGKAAYASPVNGKFMGKTALQLTVSKTF; encoded by the coding sequence ATGAATAAAATGCTACTTGCACTTGCCGTCGCGACCGCCTTTACCGGCAGCCTGGCCCACGCGGAAGAGGCCAAGCCCGACAATGAAGTCAGTTTCAACGTGGCCGGCGTGTCCGACTACCGTTACCGGGGCATCTCGCAGACGCGCCTGAAGCCCGCGCTGCAGGGCGGCGTGGATTACGTCAATAACCCGACGGGCCTGTATGCGGGCGCCTGGGCTTCCACCATCAAGTGGACCAAGGATGCGGGCGGCAGCGGCGACGTGGAAGTCGATCTGTATGCGGGCAAGCGCGGCCAGTTGGGCGGCGATGTCGGCTATGACGTGGGCGTGCTCGCCTATGTGTACGCCGACAACGGCTTGAAGCACGTCGCCGGCCTGGCCGACGCGGACACGCAGGAAGTCTACGGCCAGCTGTCTTACGGCCCCGCCTATATCAAATATTCGCACGCCGTCTCGAACCTGTTCGGCATCGTCAACAGCAAGAACAGCGGCTACTTCGATATCGGCGCGAATATCGACCTGACGAACGGCTGGACCGGCAACCTGCATGCGGGCCACCAGAAAGTGAAAAACAATGATGCATCGAGCTACACGGACTGGAAAGTGGGCGTCACGCGCGACTTCGGCTTTGTTTCGGGCGCGTTGGCCGTGATCGGCACGAACGCGGGCAAGGCGGCGTATGCCTCGCCCGTGAATGGCAAATTCATGGGCAAGACGGCGCTGCAGCTGACGGTCAGCAAGACGTTTTAA
- the kdpF gene encoding K(+)-transporting ATPase subunit F yields MNAFYVLGAVVSAGLLVYLLVALLKAEEL; encoded by the coding sequence ATGAACGCGTTTTATGTGCTGGGCGCCGTCGTCTCGGCCGGCCTGCTCGTGTATTTGCTGGTGGCGCTGCTGAAGGCGGAGGAACTGTGA
- the dapA gene encoding 4-hydroxy-tetrahydrodipicolinate synthase, with amino-acid sequence MNQYSCEQAMSSSRITAHFQGIWVPMVTPFCDGDGDIDFDAAQQLACELAASGIDGLVVCGTTGEAAMLSAAEQTMLLDSVLEAVGPRFPVVMGIGGSDTRSVVSTVQRYNDHPLAGLLISAPAYVRPSQDGIVRHFQAIAAATDQSIVLYNVPARTGVNIEPQTAALLARDSHFVAIKEAGGKLQQLGELLLDTRLDVLCGDDALLLASLSMGGHGAMSAAAQVRPDLYAQLYHLVRQGRHGAAGALFKTMLPVIRLLFAEPNPAPVKAALAMQGKVGDALRLPMTPMSAAGQAALAEALEPLMELPAWTASDRDAPREGCLLQLVSPANIMPAVRQDDHRHHG; translated from the coding sequence ATGAACCAGTACTCCTGCGAGCAGGCGATGTCTTCGTCGCGCATCACCGCGCACTTCCAGGGCATCTGGGTGCCGATGGTCACGCCATTTTGCGACGGCGATGGCGACATCGACTTCGATGCGGCCCAGCAGCTCGCATGCGAATTGGCCGCCAGCGGCATCGATGGCCTGGTGGTATGCGGCACCACGGGCGAAGCGGCCATGCTGAGCGCCGCGGAACAGACCATGCTGCTCGACAGCGTGCTCGAAGCCGTCGGCCCCCGTTTCCCCGTCGTGATGGGTATCGGCGGCAGCGATACGCGCAGCGTCGTCTCCACCGTGCAGCGCTACAACGACCATCCGCTGGCCGGCCTGCTCATCTCGGCGCCCGCGTATGTGCGCCCGTCGCAGGACGGCATCGTGCGCCACTTCCAGGCCATCGCCGCCGCCACCGACCAGTCCATCGTGCTGTACAACGTGCCGGCCCGCACGGGCGTCAATATCGAACCGCAAACGGCGGCACTGCTGGCGCGCGACTCGCACTTCGTCGCCATCAAGGAAGCGGGCGGCAAGCTGCAGCAGCTGGGCGAACTGCTGCTCGACACGCGCCTGGACGTGCTGTGCGGCGACGACGCGCTGCTGCTGGCCAGCCTGTCCATGGGCGGCCACGGCGCCATGTCGGCCGCCGCCCAGGTGCGTCCCGACCTGTATGCGCAGCTGTACCACCTCGTCAGGCAGGGCCGCCACGGCGCCGCGGGCGCCCTGTTCAAGACCATGCTGCCCGTCATCCGCCTGCTGTTTGCCGAACCGAATCCCGCTCCCGTGAAGGCAGCCCTGGCCATGCAGGGCAAGGTAGGCGACGCATTGCGCCTGCCGATGACGCCCATGTCGGCCGCCGGCCAGGCCGCCCTGGCCGAAGCGCTGGAGCCCCTGATGGAACTGCCCGCATGGACCGCGAGCGACAGGGATGCGCCGCGCGAAGGCTGTCTGCTGCAGCTGGTTTCCCCCGCCAACATCATGCCAGCCGTGCGCCAAGATGATCATCGCCATCACGGATGA
- the kdpA gene encoding potassium-transporting ATPase subunit KdpA: MTTQSILLLVAFLAVLLAAGYPLGLYMARVAGDGPVRGLGWLQKLENLLYRWSGLPADKAMGWKSYAIALIVFNTVGAVFVYGLQRLQGFLPLNPQGLGAVSPDSSFNTTVSFVANTNWQGYGGEQTMSYLTQMLGMACQNFFSAATGIAVIFALVRGFASRSGKSIGNFWVDLVRSTLYILLPLSLALSVVFMGEGMIQNFSAYKEVTLLDHVAYETPKVTADGQPVLDAAGKPVMEAQVATTQTIAMGPVASQESIKLLGTNGGGFFNANSSHPYENPTVLSNFLQMLAIFIIPAGLCFTFGRMVGDMRQGWAVLAAMTLIFVVMTAGVMSAEQQANPALQALGVDQQASSLQSGGNMEGKETRFGISSSTLFAAVTTAASCGAVNSMHDSYMPLGGMVPLLLMQFGEVIFGGVGTGLYGMLMFAILAVFIAGLMIGRTPEYLGKKIQAYEMKMVSLAILITPALVLTGTAIAVMVEPGKIGVANPGAHGFSEILYAFTSAANNNGSAFAGLSANTPFYNVMLAIAMWFGRFGVIVPVLAVAGSLAAKQRLSANAGTMPTHGPMFIGLLIGVVVLVGVLNYVPALALGPIVEHLQLFIK, encoded by the coding sequence ATGACGACGCAATCGATACTGTTATTGGTGGCCTTCCTGGCCGTGCTGCTGGCCGCCGGCTATCCGCTGGGTCTGTACATGGCCAGGGTGGCCGGCGATGGCCCCGTTCGCGGCCTGGGCTGGCTGCAAAAACTGGAAAACCTGCTGTACCGCTGGTCGGGCCTGCCCGCCGACAAGGCCATGGGCTGGAAAAGCTATGCCATCGCCCTGATCGTCTTCAATACCGTGGGCGCCGTCTTCGTCTACGGCCTGCAGCGCCTGCAGGGTTTCCTGCCCTTGAATCCCCAGGGCCTGGGCGCCGTCAGCCCCGATTCCTCGTTCAATACCACCGTCAGCTTCGTCGCCAATACCAACTGGCAGGGCTACGGCGGCGAACAGACCATGAGCTATCTGACGCAGATGCTGGGCATGGCCTGCCAGAATTTCTTTTCGGCGGCCACCGGCATCGCCGTGATCTTCGCGCTGGTGCGCGGCTTCGCCTCGCGCTCGGGCAAATCGATCGGCAATTTCTGGGTCGACCTGGTGCGCTCGACCCTGTACATCCTGCTGCCGCTGTCCCTGGCCCTGTCCGTCGTCTTCATGGGCGAAGGCATGATCCAGAATTTTTCCGCCTATAAGGAAGTGACCCTGCTCGATCACGTGGCGTATGAAACGCCGAAGGTGACGGCCGACGGCCAGCCCGTGCTGGACGCCGCCGGCAAACCCGTGATGGAAGCGCAAGTGGCGACGACGCAGACGATCGCCATGGGCCCCGTCGCGTCGCAGGAGTCGATCAAGCTGCTGGGCACGAATGGCGGCGGCTTCTTCAATGCCAATTCCTCGCACCCGTACGAAAACCCCACCGTGCTGTCGAACTTCCTGCAGATGCTGGCCATCTTCATCATTCCCGCCGGCCTGTGCTTTACCTTCGGCCGCATGGTGGGCGACATGCGCCAGGGTTGGGCCGTGCTGGCCGCGATGACCCTGATCTTTGTCGTCATGACGGCCGGCGTGATGAGCGCCGAGCAGCAGGCCAATCCGGCGCTGCAGGCGCTGGGCGTGGACCAGCAGGCCAGCAGCCTGCAATCGGGCGGCAATATGGAAGGCAAGGAAACGCGCTTCGGCATCAGCTCCTCGACCTTGTTCGCGGCGGTGACGACGGCCGCATCGTGCGGCGCCGTCAATTCCATGCACGACTCCTACATGCCCCTGGGCGGCATGGTGCCGCTGCTGCTGATGCAGTTCGGCGAAGTGATCTTCGGCGGCGTGGGCACGGGCCTGTACGGCATGCTGATGTTCGCCATCCTGGCCGTCTTCATCGCCGGCCTGATGATAGGCCGCACGCCTGAATACCTGGGCAAGAAAATCCAGGCCTATGAAATGAAGATGGTGTCGCTGGCCATCCTGATCACGCCCGCCCTCGTGTTGACGGGCACGGCGATCGCCGTGATGGTCGAACCGGGCAAGATCGGCGTGGCCAATCCGGGCGCCCACGGTTTCTCCGAGATCCTGTACGCCTTCACGTCGGCGGCCAACAACAACGGCAGCGCGTTTGCCGGCCTGTCCGCCAACACGCCGTTCTACAACGTGATGCTGGCGATCGCCATGTGGTTCGGCCGCTTCGGCGTGATCGTGCCCGTGCTGGCGGTGGCCGGTTCGCTGGCGGCCAAGCAGCGCCTGTCGGCCAACGCCGGCACCATGCCCACGCACGGCCCCATGTTCATCGGCCTGCTGATCGGCGTCGTCGTGCTCGTCGGCGTGCTCAATTACGTTCCCGCGCTGGCCCTGGGCCCGATCGTCGAACACCTGCAACTTTTCATCAAATAA
- a CDS encoding DUF4118 domain-containing protein: protein MLPNDSQRPDPDALLAQVQAQEQKAARGRLRIYFGASAGVGKTYAMLAAARKLLADGQDLLVGVVETHGRQDTAAQLDGLPVLPLKAIEYRGKTLYEFDLDEALRRAPPLILMDELAHSNVAGSRHPKRWQDVEELLAAGIDVLSTVNVQHLESLNDVVGGITGVRVAETLPDTVFDRADEVVLVDIPADELLRRLKQGKVYQPQQAERASQHFFRKGNLIALRELALRRTADRIQDDVQAYRVEKSINPVWKTGAALLACVGPHAGGEHVIRSTARLASQLNAEWHALYVETPRLQRLPAGQRERILKTLKLAQDLGARTAIVPSADIAGAVVEYARGANISKVIVGRGRGRALARLWQAPPAARMASLAPDIDLIEVGLPPADAAPRRASGDDAETPRRPARHWRYILAAGASLGTALASVPLQPYLDLANIAMLSLLTVVLLAVRLGRGPAALASLVGVACFDFIFVPPRFSFAVGDFQYVITFGVMLAVGLITGHLTAGLRFQARVASHREARARALYEFSRELSGVLQTEQIFDITKSAIERAFRARATLLLPDDEGNLQAANGGEPLDIGIAQWAFDHAQAAGRGTDTLPASPIFYLPLIAPMRTRGVLALLPLDGAQRGRWLLVPEQRQHLDTFAALAAIALERVHYIDVAQGALLQMESERLRNSLLAALSHDLRTPLTSLVGLAESLALSRPALSPAQLDMARSLQSETVRMSALVANLLDMARIESGQVRLNLQWQALEEVVGSALRASGPQLQQHAVQTQLAPDLPLVRYDAVLIERVLCNLLENAAKYTPPGSTITVAAGVHGQFLQVTVLDDGPGLPPGREEAIFEKFTRGERESNKPGVGLGLAICRAIIEAHGGTIHAQPHTPGQGAAIVFSLPLGTPPAPPEIELDDANDHETGKPT, encoded by the coding sequence ATGCTCCCCAACGACAGCCAACGCCCCGACCCTGATGCCCTGCTGGCGCAAGTGCAGGCGCAGGAACAGAAAGCCGCGCGCGGCCGGCTGCGCATCTATTTCGGCGCCTCGGCCGGCGTCGGCAAGACTTACGCGATGCTGGCGGCCGCGCGCAAATTGCTGGCCGACGGCCAGGACTTGCTGGTGGGCGTGGTGGAGACGCATGGGCGCCAGGATACGGCGGCCCAGCTGGACGGCTTGCCCGTGCTTCCGCTCAAAGCCATCGAGTACCGGGGCAAGACCCTGTACGAGTTCGACCTGGACGAGGCCCTGCGCCGCGCGCCGCCGCTGATACTGATGGATGAACTGGCCCACTCGAACGTGGCCGGATCGCGCCATCCGAAGCGCTGGCAGGATGTCGAGGAATTGCTGGCGGCCGGCATCGACGTGCTGTCGACCGTGAACGTGCAGCACCTGGAAAGCCTGAACGACGTGGTGGGCGGGATCACGGGCGTGCGCGTGGCCGAGACCCTGCCCGACACGGTGTTCGACCGCGCCGATGAAGTGGTGCTGGTCGATATCCCCGCCGATGAACTGCTGCGCCGCCTGAAGCAGGGCAAGGTGTATCAGCCGCAGCAGGCCGAACGCGCATCGCAGCATTTTTTCCGCAAGGGTAACCTGATCGCCCTGCGCGAGCTGGCCTTGCGCCGCACGGCGGACCGGATCCAGGATGACGTGCAGGCCTACCGCGTTGAAAAATCGATCAACCCCGTATGGAAGACGGGCGCCGCGCTGCTGGCCTGCGTGGGACCGCACGCGGGGGGCGAACACGTGATCCGCAGCACGGCGCGCCTGGCCAGCCAGCTGAACGCGGAATGGCACGCGCTGTACGTGGAAACGCCGCGTTTGCAGCGCTTGCCGGCGGGCCAGCGCGAACGCATCCTGAAAACGCTGAAACTGGCGCAGGACCTGGGCGCGCGCACGGCCATTGTGCCGTCCGCCGACATCGCCGGCGCCGTGGTCGAGTATGCGCGCGGCGCGAATATCTCGAAAGTCATCGTGGGCCGTGGCCGCGGCCGTGCGCTGGCGCGCCTGTGGCAGGCGCCGCCGGCCGCCCGCATGGCCAGCCTGGCGCCCGATATCGATTTGATCGAGGTGGGCTTGCCGCCAGCCGATGCGGCGCCCCGGCGCGCAAGCGGCGACGATGCGGAAACGCCGCGCCGGCCCGCGCGTCACTGGCGTTACATCCTGGCCGCCGGCGCCAGCCTGGGCACGGCCCTCGCGTCGGTGCCGCTGCAGCCCTACCTGGACCTGGCCAACATCGCCATGCTGTCCCTGCTGACGGTGGTGCTGCTGGCCGTGCGCCTGGGGCGCGGGCCGGCGGCATTGGCCAGCCTGGTGGGCGTGGCCTGCTTCGATTTCATCTTCGTGCCACCCCGTTTCTCGTTTGCCGTGGGCGATTTCCAGTATGTGATCACGTTTGGCGTGATGCTGGCCGTGGGCCTGATCACGGGCCACCTGACGGCCGGTCTACGCTTCCAGGCGCGCGTGGCCTCGCACCGCGAAGCGCGCGCCCGCGCCTTATACGAATTCTCGCGCGAATTGTCCGGCGTGCTGCAGACGGAGCAGATTTTCGACATCACGAAAAGCGCCATCGAACGGGCGTTCCGCGCGCGCGCCACCTTGCTGCTGCCCGATGACGAGGGCAACTTGCAGGCCGCGAACGGCGGCGAACCGCTCGATATCGGCATCGCGCAGTGGGCCTTCGACCATGCGCAGGCGGCGGGGAGGGGCACCGATACCTTGCCGGCTTCGCCCATTTTCTACCTGCCGCTGATCGCGCCGATGCGCACGCGGGGCGTGCTGGCGCTGCTGCCGCTCGATGGCGCGCAGCGCGGTCGCTGGCTGCTGGTGCCGGAACAGCGCCAGCACCTCGATACTTTTGCCGCGCTGGCGGCCATCGCCCTCGAACGCGTGCACTACATCGACGTGGCGCAGGGCGCGCTGCTGCAGATGGAATCGGAGCGGCTGCGCAATTCGCTGCTGGCGGCCCTGTCGCACGACTTGCGCACGCCCTTGACGTCGCTGGTGGGCCTGGCCGAATCGCTGGCGCTGTCCCGGCCTGCGCTGTCGCCTGCGCAGCTGGACATGGCGCGCTCGCTGCAGTCCGAAACCGTGCGCATGAGCGCCCTGGTGGCGAACTTGCTGGACATGGCGCGCATCGAGAGCGGCCAGGTGCGCCTGAATTTGCAATGGCAGGCGCTGGAAGAGGTGGTGGGCAGCGCGCTGCGCGCCAGCGGTCCGCAATTGCAGCAGCACGCCGTGCAGACGCAGCTGGCGCCGGACCTGCCGCTGGTGCGCTACGACGCCGTGCTGATCGAGCGCGTGCTGTGCAACCTGCTGGAAAACGCGGCCAAGTACACGCCGCCGGGCAGCACCATCACGGTCGCCGCCGGGGTGCACGGCCAGTTCCTGCAGGTGACGGTGCTTGACGATGGCCCGGGCCTGCCGCCCGGCCGCGAAGAAGCCATCTTTGAAAAATTCACGCGCGGCGAGCGCGAATCGAACAAGCCGGGCGTCGGGCTGGGGCTGGCCATTTGCCGCGCCATCATCGAAGCCCACGGCGGCACCATCCACGCGCAGCCCCACACGCCGGGGCAGGGCGCCGCCATCGTCTTCAGCCTGCCGCTGGGCACGCCGCCGGCGCCGCCGGAGATCGAGCTCGATGACGCCAACGACCATGAAACAGGAAAACCAACATGA
- the kdpE gene encoding two-component system response regulator KdpE: MNEPSATALLVEDEPQIRRFVRAALEDEGWQIFESATMQRGLIDAGTRRPDLIVLDLGLPDGDGIDFIADIRKWSAVPIIVLSARVDEQDKIRALDAGADDYLTKPFGVGELLARVRATLRRQRQPAASDDGVVQFGDVRVDLKDRLVTRNKQLVHMTPTEFRLLSVLVKNAGRVVTNPQLLREVWGPSNSENGHYLRIYMGHLRQKLEADPAQPQYLLTETAVGYRLLLPL; encoded by the coding sequence ATGAACGAACCTTCCGCCACCGCCTTGCTGGTCGAGGATGAACCGCAAATCCGCCGCTTCGTGCGCGCCGCGCTGGAAGACGAGGGCTGGCAGATTTTCGAGTCCGCCACCATGCAGCGGGGCTTGATTGATGCCGGCACGCGCCGGCCCGACCTGATCGTGCTGGACCTGGGGCTGCCCGACGGCGACGGCATCGATTTCATCGCCGACATCCGCAAATGGTCGGCCGTGCCCATCATCGTGCTGTCGGCGCGGGTCGACGAGCAGGACAAGATCCGCGCGCTCGATGCCGGCGCCGATGACTACTTGACCAAGCCGTTCGGCGTGGGCGAGCTGCTGGCCCGCGTGCGCGCCACCCTGCGCCGCCAGCGCCAGCCCGCCGCCAGCGATGATGGCGTGGTGCAGTTCGGCGACGTGCGCGTCGACCTGAAGGACCGGCTGGTGACGCGCAACAAGCAGCTGGTGCACATGACGCCGACGGAGTTCCGCCTGCTGTCGGTGCTCGTAAAGAACGCTGGCAGGGTGGTCACCAATCCGCAGCTGCTGCGCGAAGTGTGGGGGCCGTCGAACAGCGAAAACGGCCATTACCTGCGCATCTACATGGGCCATCTGCGCCAGAAGCTGGAAGCCGATCCGGCCCAGCCGCAGTACCTGCTGACGGAAACGGCCGTCGGTTACCGCTTGCTGCTGCCGCTCTAA
- the kdpC gene encoding potassium-transporting ATPase subunit KdpC has translation MSTIVRPALVLFAALTVICGVVYPFATAGIGQLAFNDEVNGSIVERGGKPVGSMLIGQSFTSPKYFWGRPSATAPMANNGAGSGGSNQGPTNPALVDAVKARIAALQAADPGNRKPIPVDLVTASSSGLDPEISLAGALYQAPRVARVRAVPLAQVENAIAKVQKTAYIGFFGEPRVNVLELNLALDAMAK, from the coding sequence ATGAGCACTATCGTCCGTCCCGCCCTGGTCCTGTTTGCCGCGCTGACCGTGATCTGCGGCGTCGTCTATCCGTTTGCCACGGCCGGTATCGGCCAGCTGGCCTTCAACGATGAAGTCAACGGCAGCATCGTCGAGCGTGGGGGCAAGCCCGTCGGCTCGATGCTGATCGGCCAGTCCTTTACCTCGCCCAAGTATTTCTGGGGCCGGCCGTCGGCCACCGCGCCGATGGCCAATAACGGCGCCGGTTCGGGCGGCTCGAACCAGGGGCCGACCAATCCGGCCCTGGTGGACGCCGTCAAGGCGCGCATCGCCGCCCTGCAGGCAGCCGATCCCGGCAACCGCAAGCCGATCCCCGTCGATCTGGTGACGGCGTCGAGCAGCGGCCTGGACCCGGAAATCAGCCTGGCGGGTGCCCTGTACCAGGCGCCCCGCGTGGCCCGCGTGCGCGCCGTGCCGCTGGCGCAGGTGGAAAACGCCATCGCCAAGGTGCAGAAAACCGCGTATATCGGCTTTTTCGGCGAACCGCGCGTAAATGTGCTGGAACTGAATCTGGCGTTGGATGCCATGGCAAAGTAA